The sequence TAAGGAGGTGTGTCTCGTGGCTAAAAAAGTAATTAAAGTTGTCAAATTGCAAATTCCTGCAGGGAAAGCGAATCCAGCACCACCAGTCGGTCCAGCATTAGGTCAAGCTGGTGTTAACATCATGGGATTCTGTAAAGAATTCAACGCTCGTACAGCTGATCAAGCAGGTTTAATTATTCCTGTTGAAATTACGGTATATGAAGACCGTTCATTTACATTTATTACGAAAACTCCACCTGCTGCTGTATTACTTAAAAAAGCGGCTGGTATCGAGTCTGGTTCTGGTGAGCCAAACCGTAATAAAGTGGCAACAGTAAAGCGCGACAAAGTGCGCGAGATTGCTGAAACAAAAATGCCAGACTTAAACGCGGCGAGCATTGAAGCAGCTATGCGCATGATCGAAGGAACAGCGCGCAGCATGGGTATCGTCATCGAAGACTAATGAAGATCTGGCTGGAGAAGGTTGCGGAAGCGAACTATATAGTTTTCGCAACCTTTATTCGTGGGAGGTCTTTCCGTTAAAACCACAAAAGGAGGAAATGAACATGCCGAAAAGAGGAAAACGTTACTTAGAGGCAGCGAAGTTGATTGATCGCTCAAAAGCATACGCTGTGCAAGAGGCGATCGAATTAGTGAAAAAGACAAACGTTGCAAAATTTGATGCAACAGTAGAGGTTGCTTTCCGTTTAGGAGTTGACCCGAAGAAAGCGGATCAACAAATTCGCGGTGCGGTTGTATTACCACACGGTACAGGTAAAGTACGCCGCGTATTAGTGCTTGCAAAAGGTGAAAAAGCGAAAGAAGCAGAAGCAGCAGGTGCAGATTATGTAGGTGATACAGATTACATCAACAAAATTCAACAAGGTTGGTTTGAGTTCGATGTGATCGTTGCAACTCCTGATATGATGGGTGAGGTAGGTAAAATCGGTCGTATTTTAGGACCAAAAGGTTTAATGCCAAACCCTAAAACAGGAACAGTTACATTTGACGTGGCGAAAGCGGTTAATGAAATTAAAGCTGGTAAAGTAGAATACCGCGTTGACAAAGCAGGAAACATCCACGTGCCGATCGGTAAAGTATCATTTGATACTGAAAAATTGGTAGAAAACTTCGCAACAATCTATGAGACAATCTTAAAAGTGAAGCCAGCAGCGGCGAAGGGCACATACGTGAAAAACGTAACAGTCGCTTCAACAATGGGACCTGGCGTAAAAGTAGATCCTTCTACAGTTGCTGTTTCTAACTAATTATAGATATTGACTTTTTAGAAACGCTTTAGTATACTATTCATTGTTTGAAAAACGAATATCATTTGTACCGTAGACAGTAGGTGCCTCATATAGGCTTAATTTCCTACCGAGGTGTTGAGACTCATAAATAAGTGCATCTTGCACTTTTCGGGGGCCTCCATGTCTGCGTTGACATGGAGGTTTTTTATTGAACGGTATAAGTGGTGTCGAAACTCAACTTCTACAGGAGGTGTTGACATGAGCAGCGTACTTGAACAAAAGCAGCAGCTAGTAGCGGAGATTGCTGAAAAGCTTCGCGCGAGCAAATCAACGATCATTGTTGATTATCGCGGCTTAAATGTCGCTCAAGTTACAGAGCTTCGTAAGCAACTTCGCGAAGCGGGCATCGAGTTCAAAGTGTACAAAAATACATTAACTCGTCGTGCTGTTGCTGAGTTAGGATTAGAAGGTTTGGATGAAACATTAACAGGTCCGAATGCGATTGCATTCAGCAATGATGATGTCGTTGCTCCTGCAAAAATTTTAAACGAATTCGCGAAAAAGAACGAAGCGTTAAAAATTAAAGCAGGTATCATCGAAGGTAACGTAGCGACACTTGAAGAAGTTAAGGCGCTTGCAGAGCTCCCATCTCGCGAAGGCTTGCTCTCTATGTTGCTTAGCGTTCTTCAAGCACCAATCCGCAACTTTGCGCTTGTTACAAAAGCGGTTGCTGAGAAGAAAGAAGAACAGGGCGCTTAATTTTCAAATTGCCTAAAACTAAAATATTAAGGAGGAAGATCGATCATGACTAAAGAACAAATCATTGAAGCGGTTAAAAATATGACTGTTTTAGAATTAAACGACTTAGTAAAAGCAATCGAAGAAGAATTTGGTGTAACTGCTGCTGCTCCTGTAGTAGTTGCTGGTGGTGCTGCTGCTGGTGCTGCTGCTGAAGAAAAAACTGAATTCGACGTTATCCTTGCAGATGGCGGCGCGCAAAAAATCAAAGTTATCAAAGTTGTACGCGAACTTACTGGTCTTGGCTTAAAAGAAGCAAAAGACTTAGTAGACAACACTCCAAAGCCAGTTAAAGAAGGCGTTTCTAAAGAAGAGGCTGAAGAAATCAAAGCGAAACTTGAAGAAGCTGGCGCGAAAGTTGAAATTAAGTAATAAAGTAAAGAAGCTCGCTCAAAACGGCGAGCTTCTTTGTGTTTTTATGTGCATTCGTTTACAATAAAGGAAAGAGAGGTGAGAGTGATGGGTGATCACTACTATACGGAGCGACCTGTGGTAGAAAGTAAGCCGTTTCAATGGGCGTATATGTTACGAGGTCATCAGTTTTTATTTACCGTTGATCAAGGTGTGTTTTCAAAAAAAGAAGTCGATTTCGGTTCCCGACTACTAATTGAAACATTCGTGGAACCAAATGTGAGTGGAAATATTCTTGATGTTGGTTGTGGATACGGGCCAATCGGTTTGGCGCTAGCGAAAGATTTTCCTCATCGAATGGTACATATGATCGATGTAAATGAGCGAGCGATTGAATTGGCTAAGAAAAACAAACAGCAAAATGACATTGAAAATGCTGAGATTTACATAAGCAACTTATTTGATCGAGTAGAAGGGAAGTTTGCTGCAATTGTGACAAACCCGCCGATTCGTGCAGGAAAAGCAGTCGTTCATTCCATTTTCGAGCAAAGTGCGAACTACTTGCTTTCTGGTGGTCAACTATGGGTTGTCATTCAAAAGAAACAAGGTGCCCCATCCGCTTTGGAAAAGTTAAAAACGATTTTTGATGAAGTTGATGTTGTGGAAAAGAAAAAAGGTTACTTTATTATTCGAGCAAAAAACGCTTGACGCTCGATTTTCAGTATGATACCATTATAAAATGCTAAATGTGTATTTTTTTTAGTTTACGTATGCTGTGTATGTATGTATAATTTTAGTTTTAAAGGAAAAACTTATAAAATATATAATAGGTCAAACATGTGGTTTTCTTATAAGAAACCATTTCTTTTTTGTCTGATGACAAGTTATTAATGTTTGATTTGAGGGGTGAATCAGTTGACAGGTCAACTAGTTCAATACGGACGACACCGCCAACGAAGAAGTTATGCGCGCATTAGTGAAGTGTTAGAACTACCAAACTTAATCGAAATTCAAACTTCTTCTTACCAGTGGTTTCTCGACGAAGGATTGCGTGAAATGTTTCAAGATATTTCACCGATCGAAGATTTTACAGGGAATTTGTCACTAGAATTTATTGATTACAGCTTAGGAGAACCAAAGTACTCTGTCGAAGAGTCAAAAGAACGCGACGTTACATACGCAGCACCGCTTCGGGTGAAAGTACGCCTAATCAATAAAGAAACAGGTGAAGTAAAGGAACAAGATGTATTTATGGGAGATTTCCCGTTAATGACAGAAACAGGCACGTTCATTATTAATGGTGCTGAACGCGTTATCGTTTCTCAGCTTGTTCGTTCACCGAGCGTATATTATAGCGGAAAAGTAGATAAAAACGGAAAACGTGGCTTTACAGCTACCGTTATTCCAAACCGCGGTGCATGGCTTGAATATGAAACAGATGCAAAAGACGTTGTGTACGTTCGCATTGATCGTACGCGTAAATTGCCC comes from Anoxybacillus flavithermus and encodes:
- a CDS encoding class I SAM-dependent methyltransferase, producing MGDHYYTERPVVESKPFQWAYMLRGHQFLFTVDQGVFSKKEVDFGSRLLIETFVEPNVSGNILDVGCGYGPIGLALAKDFPHRMVHMIDVNERAIELAKKNKQQNDIENAEIYISNLFDRVEGKFAAIVTNPPIRAGKAVVHSIFEQSANYLLSGGQLWVVIQKKQGAPSALEKLKTIFDEVDVVEKKKGYFIIRAKNA
- the rplK gene encoding 50S ribosomal protein L11: MAKKVIKVVKLQIPAGKANPAPPVGPALGQAGVNIMGFCKEFNARTADQAGLIIPVEITVYEDRSFTFITKTPPAAVLLKKAAGIESGSGEPNRNKVATVKRDKVREIAETKMPDLNAASIEAAMRMIEGTARSMGIVIED
- the rplJ gene encoding 50S ribosomal protein L10 — protein: MSSVLEQKQQLVAEIAEKLRASKSTIIVDYRGLNVAQVTELRKQLREAGIEFKVYKNTLTRRAVAELGLEGLDETLTGPNAIAFSNDDVVAPAKILNEFAKKNEALKIKAGIIEGNVATLEEVKALAELPSREGLLSMLLSVLQAPIRNFALVTKAVAEKKEEQGA
- the rplL gene encoding 50S ribosomal protein L7/L12, whose amino-acid sequence is MTKEQIIEAVKNMTVLELNDLVKAIEEEFGVTAAAPVVVAGGAAAGAAAEEKTEFDVILADGGAQKIKVIKVVRELTGLGLKEAKDLVDNTPKPVKEGVSKEEAEEIKAKLEEAGAKVEIK
- the rplA gene encoding 50S ribosomal protein L1 — its product is MPKRGKRYLEAAKLIDRSKAYAVQEAIELVKKTNVAKFDATVEVAFRLGVDPKKADQQIRGAVVLPHGTGKVRRVLVLAKGEKAKEAEAAGADYVGDTDYINKIQQGWFEFDVIVATPDMMGEVGKIGRILGPKGLMPNPKTGTVTFDVAKAVNEIKAGKVEYRVDKAGNIHVPIGKVSFDTEKLVENFATIYETILKVKPAAAKGTYVKNVTVASTMGPGVKVDPSTVAVSN